A genomic region of Runella rosea contains the following coding sequences:
- a CDS encoding sugar transferase, whose protein sequence is MEPEQKGSFRALYIEDDPQRVSLLINDFGALIDIIPEPDYLEALDFLEMGNPVDLVICSDSEGYRDFLKSLRKTAYFQSLPVILFRENGELDSQIAQGQVIDMFEVPYPLEALKIRLNYLIQKKQYQESTRTPYKPKRIRSPFGKRVFDIAVSATALLMISPLLAVVAVLIKLDSKGPIFYRSKRVGMGYRIFDMYKFRTMRTDADKMLANMASLNMYNVAPTAAVSNLCEECQAAGTECQQILFLDNEQICEKLYHQKQKSKATFSKFKEDPRVTKLGKFLRNSSIDELPQLFNILLGDMSFVGNRPLPPYEAEKLTATGYARRFAAPAGLTGLWQVTKRGKSKVSDLERIQLDVLYAKKYSFKTDLIIMIKTVKAVFQKENV, encoded by the coding sequence ATGGAGCCAGAACAAAAGGGTTCGTTTAGAGCACTGTATATTGAAGATGACCCGCAACGGGTATCACTGCTGATTAATGACTTCGGGGCATTAATCGATATTATACCAGAGCCAGACTACTTGGAAGCGCTGGATTTTCTGGAGATGGGAAACCCCGTCGATTTAGTCATTTGTAGTGACTCGGAAGGTTACCGTGATTTTTTGAAATCACTGCGAAAAACGGCCTACTTCCAATCATTGCCCGTTATCTTGTTCAGAGAAAATGGCGAGCTAGATTCCCAAATAGCGCAAGGGCAAGTAATTGATATGTTTGAGGTGCCGTATCCGCTGGAAGCCCTCAAAATCAGGCTCAATTACCTCATCCAGAAAAAGCAATACCAAGAATCCACCCGGACCCCCTACAAACCGAAACGCATAAGAAGCCCTTTTGGAAAAAGGGTGTTTGATATTGCGGTTTCGGCAACGGCCTTACTGATGATTTCGCCTTTGTTGGCGGTGGTGGCCGTGTTGATAAAATTGGATTCGAAAGGTCCGATTTTTTACCGCTCCAAAAGGGTCGGAATGGGCTACCGGATTTTTGATATGTATAAGTTCAGGACGATGCGTACTGATGCCGATAAGATGTTGGCCAATATGGCCTCCCTAAACATGTACAATGTAGCACCTACGGCTGCCGTGAGTAATCTATGTGAGGAGTGTCAAGCGGCGGGCACAGAATGTCAACAAATTTTATTTTTAGATAACGAACAAATCTGCGAGAAACTCTACCACCAGAAGCAAAAATCAAAGGCTACATTTTCCAAGTTTAAAGAAGATCCACGCGTCACTAAACTGGGGAAATTTCTGCGTAATTCCAGCATTGATGAGCTTCCTCAGTTGTTTAATATTTTGTTGGGAGATATGTCGTTTGTTGGCAATCGTCCATTGCCTCCTTATGAAGCCGAAAAACTCACCGCAACGGGTTATGCTCGGCGGTTTGCCGCCCCAGCGGGCTTGACGGGACTTTGGCAAGTGACAAAACGCGGCAAATCGAAAGTGTCAGACCTAGAACGCATTCAATTGGATGTGCTTTACGCCAAGAAATATTCGTTCAAAACAGATTTAATTATCATGATTAAAACAGTTAAGGCGGTTTTTCAAAAGGAAAATGTATGA
- a CDS encoding response regulator — protein MTNRYNVLIVEDDAFIRKVLRQSLKNDFEVTTHINGIEAMTWLEQGNPVDVILTDLQMPYLNGQDLIKTIRASPMFKNLPIIILSTYDDSNTRIACLELGADDYMTKPFNPLEVKAKVLAVMRRSK, from the coding sequence ATGACTAACCGTTACAATGTTCTTATTGTAGAAGATGATGCGTTTATTCGTAAAGTTCTTCGTCAATCCCTTAAAAATGATTTTGAAGTTACCACCCATATCAATGGTATAGAAGCCATGACCTGGTTGGAACAGGGAAATCCTGTGGATGTGATTTTGACCGATTTGCAGATGCCTTATTTGAACGGACAAGATTTGATCAAGACGATACGGGCCAGTCCGATGTTTAAAAATCTGCCGATTATTATACTTTCTACATACGACGACAGCAATACCCGTATAGCCTGTTTGGAATTGGGAGCGGATGATTACATGACCAAACCTTTCAATCCTCTGGAGGTGAAGGCAAAGGTTTTGGCCGTTATGCGGAGATCAAAGTAG
- a CDS encoding sensor histidine kinase: MLNPNRDFTILLVDDREENLLALEEMLADENRVFIKATSGNQALRYALRNDNIGLIMLDVQMPEMDGFEVARLLKTNQKTKHISIIFVTAINKEEHYMLKGFDEGAVDYLQKPLDINVTKAKVKVFQHLYQYQQELKYTAIELRRINQQLEKFAFIIAHDMKSPLTGLIGALSLLEMNDDGELSAEECKEYISHSKEAALYLVNMINALLDYSRKSLAEQTVEEVNVQDMVQEIVHNLFLPPHVTFKITTALPVLWTKKLKLQQVFQNLISNAVKYNNKPDATIELGCQEKGDLYEFYVRDNGPGIPFQDHENIFKFFRTSINMATSESSTGVGLSILKLLVEEQGGKIWVDSDPSLGSVFYFEWKK; encoded by the coding sequence ATGTTAAACCCTAATCGCGATTTTACAATTCTTTTGGTTGACGACCGTGAAGAAAATTTATTGGCTCTTGAAGAAATGTTGGCCGATGAAAACAGGGTTTTTATCAAAGCGACTTCTGGGAATCAGGCCCTGCGCTACGCCCTCCGCAATGACAATATCGGTCTGATAATGTTGGATGTCCAAATGCCAGAAATGGACGGTTTTGAAGTGGCAAGGTTGTTGAAAACCAACCAAAAAACGAAGCACATTTCCATTATTTTTGTGACGGCTATCAACAAAGAAGAGCATTATATGCTCAAAGGATTTGATGAAGGTGCGGTAGATTATCTCCAAAAACCGTTGGATATCAACGTCACCAAAGCGAAAGTAAAGGTTTTTCAGCACCTGTATCAATATCAGCAAGAACTCAAGTACACGGCCATTGAGCTTCGACGAATCAATCAGCAGCTTGAAAAGTTTGCTTTTATCATTGCCCATGACATGAAATCGCCGCTTACGGGTCTGATTGGCGCTTTATCGTTGTTGGAGATGAACGACGACGGCGAATTGAGTGCTGAGGAATGCAAGGAATATATCTCTCACTCCAAAGAAGCGGCATTGTATTTGGTAAATATGATTAATGCCTTGCTGGACTATTCCCGTAAAAGCCTTGCCGAACAAACCGTGGAGGAAGTAAACGTGCAGGATATGGTGCAGGAAATAGTCCATAATTTGTTTTTGCCACCGCACGTTACATTTAAAATCACGACCGCTTTGCCAGTTTTATGGACTAAAAAACTGAAGCTGCAACAAGTATTCCAAAATTTAATTAGTAATGCCGTAAAATATAATAATAAACCCGACGCGACTATTGAGCTGGGGTGCCAGGAAAAAGGAGATTTATACGAATTTTATGTGAGAGACAATGGCCCTGGGATTCCGTTTCAGGATCATGAAAATATATTTAAATTCTTCAGAACTTCTATCAACATGGCTACCTCAGAGAGTAGCACGGGAGTAGGGCTTTCTATTCTGAAATTATTGGTTGAGGAGCAGGGTGGAAAAATATGGGTAGACTCGGATCCCAGTCTTGGAAGTGTTTTTTATTTTGAATGGAAAAAGTAA